The Desulfoscipio gibsoniae DSM 7213 genome contains a region encoding:
- a CDS encoding SLC13 family permease gives MSSLSSSIQSLWQYMWQLSKQTKRLMRFDMVAMVDNGNLSKKERKLADQVLPGGAGSPGGGNSGGSNNNGSNGGSYNLAKKVGLFLGPGLFLLVLLMPTPADMTPVAKSVLASTAWIATWWITEAIPIPATSLLPIVLFPLLGAQDVKTTTSSYGDNTVFLFMGGFLIAAAMERWNLHRRIALNIIKLVGTGPKTIILGFMVATAFLSMWISNTATAMMMMPIGLAVILQVALLLKEQGSDIDTSVGKFNFGTALMLGIAYAASIGGVATIIGTPPNGIFVGVVKEMWGQDISFASWLAYGIPLAVVTLIFAWWYLTSVAYPVKIKELPGGMRVINDEIQKLGPISKAETQVAAVFVLVALLWISSSFVLKDFIPMINDATISILGALLLFLLPVNLAKGQFVLDWESALKIPWGILLLFGGGISLAGGFKSSGLAEWIATRLVGLEGAPMLVIVLAVTAMTIFLTEVTSNTATATMLMPVMASMGVAMGIHPYVLMITAAIACSYAFMLPVATPPNAVVFGTGYVTIPQMVRAGFWLNIFGILAITALTIYYLPLVWGISFTTLPTWIN, from the coding sequence ATGAGTAGTCTTAGTAGCAGTATACAGAGCCTTTGGCAGTATATGTGGCAGCTTAGTAAGCAGACCAAAAGACTAATGCGTTTCGATATGGTTGCCATGGTCGATAATGGCAATTTGTCTAAAAAAGAGCGTAAACTTGCTGATCAGGTGCTGCCCGGAGGCGCTGGCTCCCCGGGCGGCGGCAATTCCGGTGGATCTAATAATAATGGTTCTAACGGCGGGAGCTATAACTTGGCCAAAAAAGTTGGCCTTTTTTTGGGACCCGGCTTGTTTTTATTGGTCTTATTAATGCCTACGCCTGCTGATATGACGCCGGTAGCCAAGTCAGTACTGGCCAGTACAGCCTGGATTGCCACCTGGTGGATTACCGAGGCCATTCCCATCCCGGCTACCTCCCTTTTGCCCATAGTGTTGTTTCCTTTATTGGGCGCCCAAGATGTTAAAACCACAACGTCATCCTATGGTGACAATACAGTGTTTCTCTTTATGGGAGGTTTTTTGATCGCCGCAGCTATGGAACGCTGGAACCTGCACCGGCGCATTGCTTTAAACATCATCAAATTGGTTGGTACAGGCCCTAAAACAATTATTCTCGGCTTTATGGTTGCCACAGCTTTTCTTTCCATGTGGATTTCCAACACCGCGACAGCTATGATGATGATGCCCATTGGACTTGCGGTAATTTTGCAAGTCGCCCTTTTGCTGAAGGAACAGGGATCGGATATCGATACTTCGGTGGGTAAATTTAATTTTGGGACTGCACTTATGCTGGGGATTGCTTATGCGGCCTCCATCGGCGGCGTGGCAACCATTATAGGCACTCCGCCAAACGGAATTTTTGTGGGCGTGGTCAAGGAGATGTGGGGCCAGGATATATCCTTTGCTTCCTGGCTGGCTTACGGCATTCCCCTCGCTGTTGTAACCTTGATTTTTGCCTGGTGGTATTTGACCAGCGTGGCTTACCCCGTCAAGATAAAAGAGCTTCCGGGCGGGATGAGAGTAATTAATGATGAAATTCAGAAACTTGGCCCCATAAGCAAGGCCGAGACCCAGGTGGCTGCTGTATTTGTTCTGGTGGCGCTTTTGTGGATCTCAAGTTCCTTCGTATTGAAAGATTTTATTCCCATGATTAATGATGCCACTATCAGTATTTTAGGGGCTTTACTGCTCTTCTTACTGCCGGTAAACCTGGCCAAGGGGCAATTCGTGCTTGATTGGGAGAGCGCTTTGAAAATCCCCTGGGGGATTCTATTGCTTTTTGGCGGGGGCATTTCCCTGGCCGGCGGCTTTAAAAGCAGTGGCCTGGCCGAGTGGATCGCCACCAGGCTGGTCGGCCTCGAAGGTGCTCCTATGTTGGTAATTGTGCTGGCAGTTACCGCCATGACCATTTTCCTGACCGAAGTAACTTCCAATACGGCTACCGCTACCATGCTGATGCCGGTGATGGCCTCCATGGGTGTAGCCATGGGTATTCATCCCTACGTTCTAATGATTACTGCGGCCATTGCTTGCTCTTACGCCTTTATGCTGCCGGTGGCTACGCCGCCCAATGCAGTTGTATTTGGAACCGGCTATGTGACCATACCGCAGATGGTTAGGGCAGGTTTTTGGTTAAATATTTTTGGAATTTTGGCCATCACAGCCCTTACCATCTATTACCTACCGTTGGTTTGGGGCATAAGCTTTACCACTTTGCCGACCTGGATTAACTAA
- a CDS encoding biotin/lipoyl-containing protein produces MIIGIRRDMEKEGNKMIGSVLSPMPGIITEIFVQVGDKVNTEDELMILEAMKMENPIVAPVPGTVLEIKVAVQEHVQSDQVLVVIK; encoded by the coding sequence ATGATTATTGGTATTAGGAGAGATATGGAGAAGGAAGGTAATAAAATGATTGGTAGTGTATTATCCCCGATGCCGGGAATTATTACTGAAATTTTTGTCCAAGTTGGAGATAAGGTTAATACCGAAGATGAATTAATGATCTTGGAAGCAATGAAAATGGAGAACCCAATTGTTGCACCGGTTCCCGGCACAGTTTTAGAAATTAAGGTAGCAGTGCAGGAACATGTTCAATCGGATCAAGTTTTAGTTGTTATTAAATAA
- a CDS encoding acyl-CoA carboxylase subunit beta, whose amino-acid sequence MSIITWKPEVDEIERRKKIAYQMGGEEGVRKQHSKGKMTVRQRIDALVDTGSFSETGVMAGEAAYEKNNLTKFIPCPIVMGLADINGRKVAVHGDDFTVKGASVGRMYKAKLAYITKMAHELRIPVVRLLDGAGGSIKEIAQIGYTELPVITDAASQHMAELMSMVPVVSIGMGPVSGIGAKLMVASHFSIMVKEMCQVFVGGPPLVKWAFGQDISKEDLGGYKIHASISGVVDNVADNEEDAMEQAQKFLDYLPTNVWEMPQRKYQEKDDSQRQEEELLSIVPRKPQKTYNMRKVIELIFDKDSFFEIARYQGQSQITGLARLNGFPVGVLANNNKFRAGAFAWDVAEKFQRFVDMCDTFHIPIINLVDQPGFFIGRQSEEFGTIRKGVRASFSVLQATIPWATIYIRKCFGVAGGAQSNPNQLNWRYAWPSAVWGNIPVEGGVFAAHRSEIEKSENPTTRLDELMEMYRGYASPFRTAEAFGIEDIIDPRETRPLLCKWIEMVYPTEQLRLGIKTRGMRC is encoded by the coding sequence GTGTCCATAATTACTTGGAAACCTGAAGTTGATGAAATAGAAAGGCGTAAAAAAATCGCTTACCAAATGGGCGGCGAAGAGGGAGTTAGAAAACAGCATAGTAAAGGCAAAATGACAGTTCGCCAGCGAATCGACGCACTTGTTGATACCGGTTCTTTCTCGGAAACAGGGGTTATGGCGGGAGAAGCAGCTTATGAAAAAAATAATTTAACCAAGTTTATTCCCTGCCCCATAGTAATGGGCCTGGCAGATATTAACGGGCGTAAAGTTGCAGTACATGGAGACGACTTTACCGTAAAAGGTGCTTCTGTTGGGAGAATGTACAAAGCAAAACTGGCATATATCACAAAAATGGCTCACGAGCTCAGGATTCCGGTCGTACGCTTACTTGACGGCGCGGGTGGCTCTATTAAGGAAATAGCTCAAATAGGCTACACTGAATTACCAGTTATAACTGATGCTGCATCCCAACATATGGCAGAACTTATGTCCATGGTACCGGTGGTTTCCATCGGTATGGGACCGGTTTCCGGCATAGGTGCTAAATTAATGGTAGCTTCCCACTTTTCAATAATGGTTAAAGAAATGTGCCAGGTTTTTGTGGGCGGACCTCCTCTTGTAAAATGGGCTTTTGGCCAAGATATTTCTAAAGAGGACCTGGGTGGTTATAAAATTCACGCCAGCATAAGCGGTGTGGTAGACAATGTAGCTGATAACGAAGAAGACGCCATGGAACAAGCTCAAAAATTTTTGGATTACTTACCCACCAATGTCTGGGAAATGCCTCAGCGCAAGTACCAGGAGAAAGATGACAGCCAACGCCAGGAAGAAGAACTCTTATCCATAGTGCCCAGAAAACCTCAAAAAACTTATAACATGCGTAAAGTAATTGAACTTATATTCGACAAAGATTCATTTTTTGAAATTGCCAGGTACCAGGGGCAGTCGCAAATAACCGGGCTTGCCCGCTTAAATGGCTTTCCCGTTGGCGTTCTTGCCAATAATAATAAATTCAGGGCAGGAGCCTTCGCCTGGGATGTAGCTGAAAAATTCCAGCGTTTTGTTGACATGTGCGATACTTTCCATATTCCAATTATAAATTTAGTAGATCAGCCCGGTTTCTTCATTGGCAGGCAATCCGAAGAATTTGGCACGATTCGTAAAGGGGTCAGAGCAAGCTTTTCTGTTCTCCAAGCAACCATTCCATGGGCAACCATATATATACGCAAGTGTTTTGGAGTCGCCGGGGGAGCCCAATCAAATCCTAACCAATTAAATTGGCGTTATGCCTGGCCTTCAGCAGTTTGGGGCAACATACCTGTTGAGGGAGGTGTTTTTGCCGCCCATCGTAGTGAAATAGAAAAGTCGGAAAACCCTACGACACGCCTTGATGAACTTATGGAAATGTACAGAGGATATGCATCTCCCTTCCGAACAGCTGAGGCATTTGGTATAGAGGACATAATAGATCCCAGAGAAACCAGGCCCCTCCTGTGTAAGTGGATAGAAATGGTTTATCCAACAGAACAGTTAAGATTGGGCATAAAAACACGAGGTATGAGGTGTTAA
- a CDS encoding selenium metabolism-associated LysR family transcriptional regulator, whose translation MIRLQIKQLEAFLLIAQLKNFTKAAAQLDTSQPAVSFQIKSLEEELGILLFERTDKKVVLTEAGRLLYPIAMQMIRQYNKIKAGIDDLREVKAGYLMLGATSVAGEWLLPLFIGGFREQYPAVSVALRVGDSAQVSQWLKDREVEIGIAGCPVKAEGVECEPWVTDHMVMITPPWHPIKGEEVPLAALTNESIIVRETGSGSRQALEQQFLKHNVTLDQFTSLLELGSTQALINAVRLGLGISVVSRWAVAELLERGALGEVTVPGVKLSYELYLAWNRPDQESLVSRAFRSFISDEDIKQRFIQRS comes from the coding sequence GTGATTAGATTGCAAATTAAACAGCTGGAAGCGTTTTTATTAATAGCCCAGTTGAAAAACTTCACCAAAGCGGCGGCGCAGCTGGATACGAGCCAGCCGGCGGTGAGTTTTCAGATCAAGTCTTTGGAAGAGGAACTGGGCATATTACTTTTTGAACGTACCGATAAAAAAGTTGTACTCACTGAAGCTGGCCGTCTGTTATATCCAATTGCTATGCAGATGATCCGTCAGTATAATAAAATCAAGGCTGGTATAGACGATTTGCGTGAGGTTAAGGCCGGGTACCTGATGCTGGGGGCCACTTCGGTGGCCGGAGAATGGCTGCTGCCGCTGTTTATCGGTGGTTTTCGTGAGCAATACCCGGCGGTATCGGTCGCCCTGCGGGTGGGGGACAGTGCCCAGGTCTCCCAGTGGTTAAAGGATAGGGAAGTGGAGATAGGAATAGCGGGATGTCCTGTCAAGGCCGAGGGTGTGGAGTGCGAGCCATGGGTAACCGATCATATGGTGATGATCACCCCGCCCTGGCACCCCATCAAGGGGGAGGAGGTGCCGCTGGCAGCGCTGACTAACGAGTCCATTATAGTGAGGGAAACTGGTTCGGGTAGCAGGCAGGCTCTGGAACAGCAGTTTTTAAAACACAATGTTACCCTGGATCAGTTCACCAGCCTGTTGGAGTTGGGCAGTACCCAGGCTTTAATTAATGCGGTGCGCTTGGGGCTGGGTATCAGTGTTGTGTCCCGCTGGGCGGTGGCTGAGCTGCTGGAAAGGGGCGCTTTGGGCGAGGTGACGGTGCCCGGGGTAAAACTAAGCTATGAGCTGTACCTGGCCTGGAACCGACCCGACCAGGAAAGCTTGGTTTCAAGAGCATTTCGTTCATTTATCAGTGATGAGGATATCAAACAACGGTTTATTCAAAGATCTTAG
- a CDS encoding [Fe-Fe] hydrogenase large subunit C-terminal domain-containing protein, producing the protein MPHYFHSVMLDRDKCKGCTNCIKHCPTEAIRVREGQAIIIEERCIDCGECIRICPNRAKLAITDPLEKLADYQYNIALPAPSLYAQFGPDVLPGNILSALLKIGFDEVYEVAVGAVAVSNHLRRYIEHRPRPQPVISSACPAVVRLMQVRFPGLLEHIAPIETPMEVSARLAREKARQEHGLADKAIGIFFITPCPAKVTAVKQPFGKRSYVDGAFSMSDIYGAILQRLSDAADDSRNSLSPALGVGWGKTGGENHAIKEHALLAVDGIHNVINVLEEIERGELADIDYVEAQACTGGCIGGPLTPQNLFVARVRMEKLLKKLADCRQPLPDFPSDPDYYRLPGPIPPRPTLQLSDDINQAITMLEEVEHITAQLPGLDCGSCGSPNCRALAEDIVRGYAENSYCVFKLRERLQLLASEIVDLAHKQPPAMGKHVK; encoded by the coding sequence ATGCCACACTATTTTCACTCGGTCATGCTGGACCGGGATAAGTGCAAAGGATGTACCAATTGCATTAAACATTGCCCCACGGAAGCCATCCGAGTGCGCGAGGGACAGGCCATCATTATCGAGGAGCGCTGTATAGACTGCGGGGAATGCATCCGCATTTGCCCTAACCGGGCCAAGCTGGCCATTACCGACCCGCTGGAGAAGCTGGCGGACTATCAATACAACATCGCCCTTCCGGCCCCATCACTATATGCCCAGTTCGGACCGGATGTACTGCCCGGCAACATACTGAGCGCCCTTTTAAAGATAGGCTTTGACGAGGTATATGAAGTTGCCGTGGGCGCCGTGGCCGTTTCCAATCACCTGCGCCGTTATATTGAACACCGTCCCCGGCCCCAGCCGGTGATTTCCTCGGCCTGCCCGGCGGTGGTACGGCTGATGCAGGTAAGGTTCCCCGGCCTTTTAGAGCACATCGCCCCCATAGAAACCCCTATGGAGGTCTCAGCCCGTCTGGCCCGGGAGAAAGCCCGGCAGGAACACGGCCTGGCCGATAAAGCCATAGGTATATTCTTCATTACCCCCTGCCCGGCCAAGGTAACCGCCGTTAAGCAGCCATTTGGGAAGCGTTCCTATGTGGACGGGGCTTTTTCCATGTCCGACATCTACGGCGCTATACTGCAACGGCTTTCAGACGCAGCCGACGATTCGCGCAACAGCCTGTCACCGGCCCTGGGTGTAGGCTGGGGTAAAACCGGCGGCGAAAATCACGCCATCAAGGAACACGCGCTGCTGGCAGTGGATGGTATACACAATGTAATTAATGTATTGGAAGAGATTGAGCGGGGTGAACTGGCAGATATTGATTATGTGGAGGCCCAAGCCTGTACAGGAGGGTGTATCGGCGGTCCCCTGACCCCCCAGAATCTTTTCGTGGCCCGGGTACGTATGGAAAAGCTGCTGAAAAAACTGGCCGACTGCCGGCAGCCGTTACCTGACTTCCCCAGCGACCCGGATTATTACCGACTCCCCGGTCCCATCCCCCCGCGTCCCACACTGCAGCTAAGTGACGATATCAACCAGGCCATCACCATGCTGGAGGAGGTAGAGCACATCACCGCCCAGCTGCCGGGTCTGGACTGCGGTTCCTGTGGCTCGCCCAACTGCCGGGCACTTGCGGAGGATATTGTCCGGGGTTACGCGGAAAATTCCTACTGCGTGTTTAAACTAAGGGAAAGATTGCAGCTGTTAGCCAGCGAAATCGTGGATTTAGCCCATAAGCAACCACCGGCAATGGGGAAGCACGTGAAGTAA
- a CDS encoding ATP-binding protein — protein MEFSVQGMDFNRAGEAAAQIKKALQLVGMHVDTVRRAVIVAYEAELNIVIHARQGRLAAYIHPDRVEIEAVDEGPGIPDISQAMREGYSTAPDHIRKMGFGAGMGLPNIKKSASHMQLTSEVNVGTRLTAIINNQTSGD, from the coding sequence ATGGAGTTCAGTGTCCAAGGTATGGACTTCAACCGGGCCGGTGAAGCAGCCGCCCAAATAAAAAAAGCCCTGCAGCTGGTGGGCATGCACGTGGACACCGTGCGGCGAGCCGTTATTGTCGCTTATGAGGCCGAATTAAACATTGTCATTCACGCCCGGCAGGGTCGCCTGGCGGCATACATTCACCCGGACCGTGTGGAAATAGAGGCGGTGGATGAAGGACCGGGTATACCCGATATATCCCAAGCTATGCGGGAAGGTTATTCCACCGCCCCCGACCACATCAGAAAAATGGGTTTCGGGGCCGGCATGGGACTGCCCAACATTAAAAAAAGCGCCAGCCACATGCAGCTTACTTCAGAGGTTAACGTAGGCACGCGGCTTACGGCAATCATTAATAACCAAACAAGCGGTGATTAA
- a CDS encoding DRTGG domain-containing protein, with the protein MKLHEVKHILDAEVICGEDLLDTEVGSGFGCDLISDSLCFSRPDCLLITGLTNIQIVRVADMIEANAILFVRGKKPGQDIIQLAINKKLPLLITRRFLFESCGLLYQQGLLSS; encoded by the coding sequence ATTAAACTGCATGAAGTAAAACACATACTGGACGCAGAGGTAATATGCGGTGAAGATTTACTGGATACCGAAGTTGGTTCGGGCTTTGGCTGCGATTTAATCAGTGATTCTTTGTGTTTTTCCCGGCCGGATTGCCTTCTGATAACCGGGCTTACCAACATCCAAATCGTCAGAGTGGCTGATATGATTGAGGCCAACGCCATACTATTTGTGCGCGGCAAAAAGCCGGGACAAGATATCATCCAGCTGGCCATAAATAAAAAATTACCGCTGCTGATAACCAGGCGGTTTCTCTTTGAAAGCTGCGGCCTGTTGTACCAGCAAGGTTTGCTTAGTTCATAA
- a CDS encoding nitrous oxide-stimulated promoter family protein: MKKQVIEAEKDTICKMIKLYCRKKHGARQDLCHDCRELLVYASKRLDNCRFGNDKPTCEKCPLHCYKPEMRGKIKKVMRFSGPRMLYIHPLDAIRHMLKNRSS, from the coding sequence ATGAAAAAACAAGTCATTGAGGCCGAAAAAGACACTATATGCAAAATGATCAAACTGTACTGCCGCAAGAAACACGGCGCGAGGCAAGACCTGTGCCATGATTGCCGGGAATTATTGGTTTATGCTTCTAAAAGGCTGGATAACTGCCGGTTTGGCAATGACAAGCCCACCTGTGAAAAATGCCCTCTGCACTGTTACAAGCCAGAAATGCGAGGCAAAATCAAGAAAGTAATGCGTTTTTCAGGCCCTCGCATGCTTTACATACACCCGCTTGATGCTATCAGACATATGTTAAAAAACAGATCGTCTTAG
- a CDS encoding ATP-binding protein yields the protein MITDNMPYREKELQEYLITTHMLCLLVMISSLVLSNKFFIPAQIYPIINLRFFVGVGLIALGIVFILKTRKDFLLDDINTISLTKATYLSFPLVITLVTLLAVDNSIDDIEIILLLPVLVAASMAGKTGGLVMSTLCTFVLVLYNTFTAGHTNIYQAIEAHLLFIGMLYVMGWLVGGLTNLEANHHKHLNQSLRSLKEEIASREKAEEQLKVLSCAVEQSPAMVVIADTGGRIQYVNNSFTHITGYSLQDVDGKEIVEFLGDRINNLEQLSEIIKTGGEWKEEIISKKENGEYYWENVCLSSLRDSGGRITHILKFAEDITGEKQMEKEMANLDRLNLVGEMAAGIGHEIRNPMTTVRGFLQILSAKEDCLRYKEYYDLMIQELDRANSIISEYLSLAKDRPVNYKMQNITAIVEAMAPLMNADAVNSDKIIILDLQEVPDLLLDEKEIRQLLLNLVRNGLEAMQPKGRLIIKTSIDKDEEVVLSVKDQGCGIAPEALNKIGTPFFTTKEEGTGLGLAVCFSIAARHNAAIKIDTGTGGTTFSVVFKQGASSSKEQGRPHWARIIDYEKTSH from the coding sequence ATGATAACGGACAATATGCCCTATAGAGAAAAAGAGCTACAGGAATATTTGATCACTACGCATATGCTTTGCCTTCTGGTCATGATATCTTCACTGGTTCTCAGTAATAAATTTTTTATACCGGCCCAGATATATCCCATAATTAATCTTCGCTTTTTTGTAGGAGTGGGATTAATTGCGTTAGGCATTGTTTTTATTTTAAAAACAAGAAAGGACTTTTTATTAGATGATATTAATACTATTTCATTAACCAAGGCAACTTACTTATCTTTTCCCCTGGTTATAACATTGGTTACCCTGCTGGCTGTAGACAACAGCATTGATGACATCGAAATCATCCTGCTGCTACCCGTTCTGGTAGCTGCTTCCATGGCCGGTAAAACAGGTGGGTTAGTTATGTCCACCCTGTGTACTTTTGTACTGGTTTTGTATAACACCTTTACAGCAGGCCATACAAATATTTACCAGGCCATAGAAGCGCATCTGCTTTTTATTGGTATGTTGTATGTAATGGGCTGGCTTGTGGGCGGGCTGACCAACTTGGAGGCGAACCACCACAAGCATTTAAATCAAAGCTTGCGCTCCCTGAAGGAAGAAATCGCCTCCAGGGAGAAAGCCGAAGAACAACTCAAAGTTCTATCCTGCGCCGTGGAGCAAAGCCCGGCGATGGTGGTAATAGCGGACACCGGCGGTAGGATACAGTATGTTAATAACAGTTTTACCCACATCACAGGCTACTCACTCCAAGATGTTGACGGCAAAGAGATTGTGGAATTTTTAGGTGACCGGATCAACAATTTAGAACAGTTATCGGAGATAATTAAAACCGGCGGGGAATGGAAAGAGGAAATAATCAGCAAAAAAGAAAACGGGGAATATTACTGGGAAAATGTTTGCCTTTCTTCCCTGAGGGATTCCGGGGGCCGGATTACACATATTTTAAAATTTGCTGAGGATATAACCGGGGAAAAGCAAATGGAAAAGGAAATGGCCAACCTGGACCGGCTTAACCTGGTGGGTGAAATGGCTGCCGGTATAGGTCATGAAATAAGGAATCCCATGACTACGGTGCGAGGTTTTTTACAAATACTTAGCGCCAAGGAGGACTGCCTGAGGTATAAAGAATACTATGATTTGATGATTCAGGAACTGGACCGTGCCAATTCAATAATCTCGGAATATCTTTCTCTGGCCAAGGACAGACCCGTTAATTATAAAATGCAGAACATCACAGCCATTGTGGAGGCCATGGCCCCGCTGATGAATGCGGATGCCGTAAACTCGGATAAAATTATAATATTGGACTTGCAGGAGGTGCCTGATCTGCTGCTTGATGAAAAGGAAATCAGGCAACTGCTGCTGAATTTGGTTCGCAACGGACTGGAGGCCATGCAACCCAAAGGCAGGCTGATTATAAAAACATCTATAGATAAAGATGAAGAAGTGGTTTTATCCGTAAAGGACCAGGGCTGCGGCATTGCCCCGGAGGCATTGAATAAAATCGGTACTCCCTTTTTTACTACCAAGGAAGAAGGAACCGGCCTTGGTTTGGCAGTTTGTTTCAGTATTGCTGCACGACATAATGCGGCCATAAAAATAGATACCGGCACCGGGGGCACCACTTTTTCCGTTGTTTTTAAACAGGGTGCTAGTTCATCAAAGGAACAAGGCAGGCCCCACTGGGCAAGGATTATAGACTATGAAAAAACAAGTCATTGA
- a CDS encoding cyclic lactone autoinducer peptide, with product MKRVMARLFVFMVSVLLFLASVTAAGACAMSHYQPEVPEALRK from the coding sequence ATGAAAAGGGTTATGGCCAGATTGTTTGTATTTATGGTCTCGGTACTATTGTTTTTAGCCAGTGTTACCGCGGCCGGCGCATGCGCGATGTCCCACTATCAACCCGAGGTACCTGAAGCACTGAGGAAATAA
- a CDS encoding accessory gene regulator ArgB-like protein, producing MSYLSFSRRWASYLSRQTDLPAEQETILAYVIEVLALNFLNIFCTLLLGAFLGVLPGVATCLVVAVLFRHSAGGAHSNSPLRCAAVTVVIFPLLALLGAYFSRLNQGFVDILSAVAFVVGITAMIILAPVDSPAAPITSPLRRKKLKYISITFVVLVTAAAMWFRDSQWQYAEIARACISLTLLWTSFTLTVWGHKLMSIIDTISFKK from the coding sequence ATGAGCTATCTATCCTTCAGCAGGCGCTGGGCCAGTTACCTGAGTCGCCAAACCGACCTCCCGGCAGAGCAGGAAACCATCCTGGCATATGTTATTGAGGTGTTGGCCTTAAACTTTTTGAACATTTTCTGCACGCTTCTGCTGGGAGCTTTCCTGGGAGTACTGCCCGGAGTCGCAACTTGCCTGGTTGTAGCAGTATTATTCAGGCACAGCGCCGGAGGAGCACATTCAAATTCCCCCTTGCGTTGCGCCGCTGTCACCGTTGTCATATTTCCCCTGCTTGCCCTGCTGGGTGCATATTTCAGCCGCTTGAACCAAGGGTTTGTTGACATACTATCAGCCGTAGCCTTTGTGGTGGGAATAACTGCTATGATAATTCTGGCCCCGGTGGATTCTCCCGCCGCCCCCATCACATCGCCCCTCCGGAGGAAAAAGCTGAAATATATCTCCATTACCTTTGTGGTGTTGGTAACTGCTGCGGCAATGTGGTTCAGGGACAGCCAGTGGCAGTATGCCGAAATAGCCCGTGCCTGCATCAGTTTAACTTTGCTGTGGACAAGTTTTACGCTCACCGTTTGGGGACATAAACTAATGTCAATTATTGATACTATCTCATTCAAAAAATAA
- a CDS encoding TerD family protein, with product MAVNLQKGQKVDLTKGRPGLSKVIAGLGWDTNKFDGPDFDLDASAFLLGENGKCASADDFVFYNNLKHASGSVEHLGDNLTGEGEGDDEQIKIDLSKVPAHVHKIALTVTIHMASERNQNFGLVSNAFVRIVDENSGAELLRYDLSEDYSIETALVFAELYRHGAEWKFAAVGQGFNDGLAGLVRLYGLE from the coding sequence TTGGCGGTTAATTTACAAAAGGGACAAAAGGTGGATTTAACGAAAGGTAGACCCGGACTTTCCAAGGTTATTGCCGGTCTGGGGTGGGATACCAATAAATTTGACGGTCCCGACTTTGATTTAGATGCATCGGCTTTTCTGTTGGGTGAGAACGGTAAATGCGCCAGTGCCGATGACTTTGTATTTTATAATAACTTAAAGCACGCCAGCGGTTCTGTCGAGCATTTAGGGGACAACCTTACCGGTGAGGGCGAAGGTGATGATGAGCAAATTAAAATTGATTTAAGTAAAGTGCCCGCTCATGTTCACAAAATTGCCCTTACTGTGACCATTCACATGGCCAGTGAGCGCAACCAGAATTTTGGTTTGGTATCCAACGCCTTTGTCCGCATAGTGGACGAAAACTCAGGCGCGGAACTACTGCGTTACGACCTCAGTGAGGATTATAGTATTGAGACTGCTCTGGTGTTTGCAGAGCTTTACCGGCATGGTGCAGAGTGGAAGTTTGCCGCTGTAGGCCAGGGATTTAATGACGGATTGGCTGGTCTGGTACGCTTGTATGGTTTGGAATAA
- a CDS encoding TerD family protein, with the protein MINLQKGQKIDLTKTNPGLTKIMVGLGWDPADNHGGGGKGLLGSLFGGGAKTSNIDCDASVFMLDAKGKLAKNKNLVYFGNKTSPCGSVRHSGDNLTGEGDGDDEQIMVDLSRVPADVHRLVFVVNIYDCEKRKQHFGMIRNAFIRVVNTSNNQELCKYNLSEGYENKTTLITGEVYRHQGEWKFAALGESTTDPGLQSLSRRFL; encoded by the coding sequence GTGATTAACCTACAAAAAGGGCAGAAGATTGATCTCACTAAAACCAACCCCGGCTTAACTAAAATTATGGTGGGTTTGGGCTGGGACCCCGCCGATAATCATGGTGGTGGCGGGAAAGGCTTACTTGGCAGTTTGTTTGGCGGGGGAGCTAAGACCAGTAATATTGACTGCGACGCCTCTGTGTTCATGCTTGATGCCAAAGGTAAGTTGGCTAAGAATAAAAACCTCGTTTACTTCGGCAATAAGACAAGCCCCTGTGGTAGCGTGCGCCATTCGGGTGACAATCTCACCGGAGAGGGCGATGGCGATGATGAACAAATTATGGTGGACTTGTCCAGGGTGCCTGCTGATGTGCACCGGCTGGTGTTTGTGGTGAATATCTACGACTGTGAAAAGCGCAAGCAACATTTTGGTATGATTCGCAATGCCTTTATTCGTGTTGTAAACACTTCAAATAATCAGGAACTATGCAAATATAACTTGTCCGAAGGATATGAGAACAAGACAACGCTGATTACCGGAGAAGTGTACCGCCATCAAGGGGAGTGGAAGTTTGCCGCTTTGGGCGAATCTACCACAGACCCGGGATTACAAAGCTTATCAAGGCGGTTTTTATAG